Proteins encoded by one window of Coffea eugenioides isolate CCC68of unplaced genomic scaffold, Ceug_1.0 ScVebR1_2900;HRSCAF=4019, whole genome shotgun sequence:
- the LOC113757281 gene encoding mitochondrial import inner membrane translocase subunit TIM22-4-like, with translation MSSQNKDSASSTGSSEEQQKPPQIEPIRLPTVEEMRGQDIWNNCAVRSVVSGVMGGGLGLFMGLFLGALDNPLMQEEMTGRQMFIYQAKQMGRRSWSSCKAFALMGLVFSAAECVVEKARAKHDTTNTVVAGCVTGGTISARGGPKAACAGCAGFAAFSVLIEKFLDRHA, from the exons ATGAGTTCACAAAACAAGGACTCTGCAAGCTCAACCGGAAGCTCAGAGGAGCAGCAAAAGCCGCCTCAGATTGAGCCCATTCGGTTGCCTACTGTTGAGGAAATGCGCGGCCAAGATATATGGAATAACTGTGCTGTTCGTAGCGTTGTCAGCGGAGTGATGG GAGGAGGGCTCGGGTTGTTCATGGGTCTATTTCTTGGGGCACTTGATAATCCTTTGATGCAAGAAGAAATGACTGGTAGGCAGATGTTTATATACCAAGCAAAGCAGATGGGTAGAAGGAGCTGGAGTTCGTGCAAGGCCTTTGCCCTTATGGGTTTGGTTTTCTCAGCTGCTGAGTGCGTTGTTGAGAAG GCCCGTGCAAAGCATGACACTACTAATACAGTTGTTGCAGGCTGTGTAACTGGTGGCACGATATCTGCCCGAG GTGGTCCAAAAGCGGCCTGTGCTGGTTGTGCTGGCTTTGCTGCATTTTCAGTCTTGATAGAGAAATTTTTGGACAGACACGCTTGA
- the LOC113757279 gene encoding omega-hydroxypalmitate O-feruloyl transferase-like: MPLSVLPHLDRSILSPRLPPIVNITHDEYIKQEKKRLAFPPSLNGKVMHKSFCFYKNTLCRLRLLAMEVKDISTTPTNFELISALLWINWTKAFKIKPEATTRILTAVDGRPKSKPPLPNCYFGNGIAWSCAHSKAGELAQKPFSFAVKFVHDATKAVTEDYIKSAIDHYEVARQQLEFQDTFWISKWSRLPFNEIKFGWGDPQEVAPASLVDNLVVCVSQGKDIENIVVSLSLPSVVMERFEGFMKEELE; the protein is encoded by the coding sequence ATGCCTTTGTCAGTTCTGCCTCATCTGGATCGATCTATATTATCTCCAAGGCTGCCTCCAATCGTCAATATTACTCATGATGAAtacataaaacaagaaaagaagagacttgcttttccaccttctctgaATGGAAAAGTCATGCATAAGTCCTTTTGCTTTTATAAAAACACCCTCTGCAGGCTAAGACTTTTAGCTATGGAAGTTAAAGATATCAGTACAACTCCAACGAATTTTGAACTAATCTCAGCATTATTGTGGATCAATTGGACTAAGGCCTTTAAAATCAAACCAGAAGCGACAACTCGAATTCTCACTGCTGTTGACGGTAGACCTAAGTCCAAGCCACCATTACCAAACTGCTATTTTGGAAATGGCATTGCTTGGTCATGTGCCCATTCCAAGGCAGGAGAATTAGCTCAAAAACCATTTTCATTTGCAGTAAAATTTGTACACGATGCCACAAAAGCAGTGACAGAAGACTACATCAAATCAGCCATAGACCATTATGAAGTGGCAAGACAACAACTTGAGTTTCAAGACACATTTTGGATCTCTAAATGGAGTAGGCTCCCTTTTAACGAAATTAAATTTGGGTGGGGAGATCCACAAGAAGTTGCTCCTGCTTCACTTGTGGACAACCTAGTTGTGTGCGTATCCCAAGGAAAGGATATTGAAAACATAGTTGTCTCATTGAGCTTACCATCAGTTGTAATGGAAAGGTTTGAAGGGTTTATGAAAGAAGAGCTGGAGTAA